TCGAAGGGGAACCCGTGACGACGGTTGTTTCTCGTTGGAAAAATGCTATGCCACAATATACTGTAGGACATGAAGCAAAAATTGAACGGGTGAAGAAAGAACTTTATGAACACTTCCCGACAGTAAAACTTGCAGGTAGCTCCTTTGAAGGAATTTCAATTCCAGAATGCGTAGAGCAAGGGTGCAAAGTTGCAAATGAAATTTTAAGCGAAATGTTTATACAGGAAGACTAAAAAAAGTAGTACAAACTTATATTTGTACTACTTTTTTATTTAATTTAACTATTATTACTTTTTTCTCAACGTAGAATATATTGAGTCATAGATTATGGACTCATGAATTGTAAAGATAACCAACGTTAAGAAATTCTATGACATGACCATACAATACCACCTGAGTTAGCGCCTCCTAGTGTTAAGGAGAGCGTTAAGCCATTTGCTTCGTAAAATAAATCGATTGTATCACCAGCAGTTAAATTAACTTCTCCAGCCAATGTTACGGTACCACTTCCAAGAATTGCTCTAATAGTTAATAGGGTAACTGATAAATTTAGTATTGGGAATAAACCGGTAATTAAATTTGTCGTTGTATTTCTACGGATTGCAAATGAAGGGTTAACACCTGCACCAATACCAAGACTAATGGCAGCTACTGTTGAATAGTTGATAGTTGCCTCAAATGCATATCTTCCGGTAGTAGGAACTGTAAATATGCCTGTTGTTGGGTTAAATGCTGGTGTTGTGAAATATGGTGAGGCTACACTCCAATTACTTAAAGTAGCAGATGTACTAACGGATAAAGTACTTAAGAAGGCAGAGAAACCTTCCGTAAACGCAGGTCCTGTAGGTCCTGTAGGTCCGAGATCACCGGTAGCACCAGTAGGCCCAGTAGGTCCGAGATCACCGGTAGCACCAGTAGGCCCAGTAGGTCCGAGATCACCGGTAGCACCAGTAGGCCCGGTAGGTCCGAGAAGTCCTGTTGCTCCAGTAGGTCCTGTTGGCCCAAGTAAGCCAGTGGCACCAGTAGGTCCTGTTGGCCCAAGTAAGCCAGTGGCACCAGTAGGTCCCGTAGGTCCGAGAAGTCCTGTTGCTCCAGTAGGTCCTGTTGGCCCAAGTAAACCAGTGGCACCAGTAGGTCCCGTAGGTCCGAGTAAACCAGTGGCACCAGTAGGTCCCGTAGGTCCGAGTTCACCAGTCGCGCCGGTAGGTCCCGTAGGTCCGAGAAGTCCTGTAGCACCAGTAGGTCCCGTAGGTCCGAGTTCACCGGTAGCGCCGGTAGGTCCTGTTGGCCCAAGTAAACCAGTGGCGCCAGTAGGCCCCGTAGGTCCGAGCTCACCGGTAGCGCCGGTAGGTCCTGTTGGCCCAAGTAGGCCAGTGGCACCAGTAGGTCCTGTAGGTCCGAGTAAACCAGTGGCGCCAGTAGGCCCCGTAGGTCCGAGTTCACCAGTCGCGCCGGTAGGTCCTGTAGGTCCGAGTAAACCAGTGGCACCAGTAGGCCCAGTAGGTCCAAGTTCACCGGTAGTGCCAGTAGGTCCCGTAGGTCCGAGCTCACCGGTAGCGCCGGTAGGTCCTGTTGGCCCAAGTATGCCAGTGGCACCAGTAGGCCCTGTAGGTCCGAGAAGTCCAGTAGCGCCGGTAGGTCCTGTAGGTCCGAGCTCACCGGTAGCTCCTGTAGGTCCCGTAGGTCCGAGAAGTCCAGTCGCGCCGGTAGGTCCCGTAGGTCCGAGTAAACCAGTAACGCCGGTAGGTCCTGTAGGTCCGAGTAACCCAGTCGCGCCAGTAGGTCCCGTAGGTCCGAGTTCACCAGTCGCGCCGGTAGGTCCTGTAGGTCCGAGTAAACCAGTGGCACCAGTAGGTCCCGTAGGTCCGAGAAGTCCAGTCGCGCCAGTAGGTCCCGTAGGTCCGAGTAACCCCGTCGCGCCAGTGCTACCAGTCGGCCCAGTCGGTCCAAGATCCCCCGTCGCGCCAGTGCTGCCCGTAGGCCCAGTAGGTCCAGTAGCACCAGGATCACCAGTTACGCCAGTAGGACCCGTTGGCCCGGTGTTACCAGTAGCCCCCGTCGGCCCTGTTGCGCCTGTACAACCTGTAGGTTTTACTGGCCAAACACAGCTATGATGTTCGGGTATTCTTCTACAACCACAAGGGAATGTTCTACATTTACTGCAAACATTATTTAAAAAATAATCTTCGAAGTTCATTTATTCACCTCCTCTCTCAAGTATCCTATTCATAAAAATGATAGAGGAGGTGGACGGTTAACTACTTTTAATGTTTATATGATAATTTATAAAACATATAGTGATTATAATTAGTTAAATTACCGTAGGGGGAGGGCGATAGGATTGAGAGAAGAAGGGAAATGCTTTTACAAGAGTCTAAATCATTTTTAAATTAGGTAATTCAAGGTTTATCCTTGGATTTTTTAAACATACGATCAAAGTAGTTTTTATTGTGTAAGATTTTTGGATCATTAGGTAAGTAGACACGGGCTAATTCATTATGGGTATTGGCTAATTCATATTGTTGTAAACGGTCATAGAGGACGCAAAGTTGTAAATGGGGCAACCAAGTAGTAAAGGTTTTATTTTGGAAAGGGGCGTTTGGTTTAGGTTTCATTGCAAGTGCTTGCTCATACCAAAAGATGGCCTCATGATTTTTTGCTTGTTCCATAAAATGATGGCCAAGCCTGCAGCATGCTTCAGGGCGCGGGGTGTCGTATTCGAAGCTTCTTAAAATAGAACTTACGTTATTTTCATTATCATTTAATTTCGAATAGCAATCAGCTAGCTTAAAACAGGCGTTAATATTATCTTCTACCCAGCCTAGTTTAGTTGTTAAAAAAAGCTCATAGTAGAATACCGCATCCTCGATTTCATTATGATCCAGTAATTCATTGGCATAATAAAACGTGTCGCGTGGTGTGAGAGGTTCTCCTGATTGAAGGAGTTTCTTATAAATAGTAATATTGCGCTGATGATCGTGATGAAGTGGTAAATGGCTAACGGCCACATCACTTTCAAAAAGATTA
The genomic region above belongs to Lysinibacillus sp. FSL W8-0992 and contains:
- a CDS encoding collagen-like protein, translating into MNFEDYFLNNVCSKCRTFPCGCRRIPEHHSCVWPVKPTGCTGATGPTGATGNTGPTGPTGVTGDPGATGPTGPTGSTGATGDLGPTGPTGSTGATGLLGPTGPTGATGLLGPTGPTGATGLLGPTGPTGATGELGPTGPTGATGLLGPTGPTGVTGLLGPTGPTGATGLLGPTGPTGATGELGPTGPTGATGLLGPTGPTGATGILGPTGPTGATGELGPTGPTGTTGELGPTGPTGATGLLGPTGPTGATGELGPTGPTGATGLLGPTGPTGATGLLGPTGPTGATGELGPTGPTGATGLLGPTGPTGATGELGPTGPTGATGLLGPTGPTGATGELGPTGPTGATGLLGPTGPTGATGLLGPTGPTGATGLLGPTGPTGATGLLGPTGPTGATGLLGPTGPTGATGLLGPTGPTGATGDLGPTGPTGATGDLGPTGPTGATGDLGPTGPTGPAFTEGFSAFLSTLSVSTSATLSNWSVASPYFTTPAFNPTTGIFTVPTTGRYAFEATINYSTVAAISLGIGAGVNPSFAIRRNTTTNLITGLFPILNLSVTLLTIRAILGSGTVTLAGEVNLTAGDTIDLFYEANGLTLSLTLGGANSGGIVWSCHRIS
- a CDS encoding glycosyltransferase family 2 protein produces the protein MVTISLCMIVKNEEDVIARCLDSVRDLVDEINIVDTGSTDKTKEIVKPFTDRIFDFEWIHHFADARNFSFEQATCDYILWLDADDVLMAEDQEKFKALKQSLTPDIDAVSMNYHLSFDNEGNANSLLRRNRLVRREKQFRWIGAVHEYLEVSGNLFESDVAVSHLPLHHDHQRNITIYKKLLQSGEPLTPRDTFYYANELLDHNEIEDAVFYYELFLTTKLGWVEDNINACFKLADCYSKLNDNENNVSSILRSFEYDTPRPEACCRLGHHFMEQAKNHEAIFWYEQALAMKPKPNAPFQNKTFTTWLPHLQLCVLYDRLQQYELANTHNELARVYLPNDPKILHNKNYFDRMFKKSKDKP